The nucleotide sequence TAATCCCTGATGGTAGCTATGGATTATAAGTACACGCTTGGGGGTATTGGAGGCCTGGGTAGCCTTTGGCGTGGACAAGAGCATGAGCGCACAAGCTAATGGCAGGAGTATTTCGAGAAAAGCAGAGCCTGCAAAGCGTGGTACAGTGCCCATGTCTCCTCCGTAATCGGTAAAAGTAGTCAGGTAAGTCTGGCGGATAGCACAGTTCTCGTGACAGTACAAATACAATAGTTTTTAGGTTGGTTTGTATCGTCTATGCCAAGGTATATAGTAAATTATGGCAATGGTATTTGTCATTATATCTGTGGAATTCAAGTTGGTAGTCGTATTCTGTGATAATCGTAAGTATTCTTGATGTCGCCTGTCAAATATTCTGTGTTAATTCTGATGGTTGCTTAGGGATGATGGTGCATAAAGGGCAGTTGGGCAAGTGGTTTGCGAGGCCATCCTCGTAGTTCTCCTGCGAGCCAAGCGTAAGCACGGCAGTTGGAGATCCAAATTCCGCCAACACCTCCGGGGGTGTAGCAGGGTGGGTTCAGGAGATGAGGGTAGGAGATGAGGATGTGGGGGACGCTTCATTCGAAACCTGACAAGTCATTCTTCTTGCCAGCCTGATGTGCGCTTCGGGGTTTGGTCGGAGAAGTAAACCGAGAAGTAAATTGAGGTGCGGATAGCTCGGTATATCTCGTCATAGCTCGTTACGAATTGCTTAGGATTATTGAAAAAGTCAGCAAAATCCGCGTAGGGGTATGGTCCTTTCACGCCGGTAACAGGGGGTCAAATCCCCTTGGGGCACCAGGAAATTCAAAGGGCTTACAGCAAAAACTGCTGTGTGTTCTTTTCTTTTCCCCCACACTATCCTGTAGCGGTCTAGGGATCCCTCAAATTTTCTGCCAATATCTACACACTACTCCACAAGTTCCCTGCCGGTGAGGGTAGAGACTGTCTCAAGGAACAAGTCTCGCTCTCCTTGGGCGAACTCGGCAGAAATTTTGGCCGATGCCATCAGCAGTCATCAGTTCAACCGCTTTAACAAACAACGGCACAGTCATGCTGAGAGTCCGTGAATACAGATTTGTGTCCTTCAGGGGAGCCCGGGTGGACCATGCCGGCCAGCCCTCCACATAAAATCCTGAAGGACCACAAAATAAAACGGGCGGTCGAAGCTTGGCTACTGCGTAAGGGACCGCCCGTTGGCGGACGACGAGAGACAAGGACCCCTGGTTATTTTTTTTTGAGAGCGGCCAGACGGTCACCCAGGGACTGCGGCGGCGGGGTTCCAGCCGCGTCCTTAAGGGCCTGGGCAATAAGAGGGTCTTCCTCTTCCTTGGACTGGGCCAGGAGCTTGGCTTTTTCCTGATGGACCTGCGCCTGCATCTCCAACTCCTGAGCCCGGGCGGACATGGCGTCAAAGGCCGTGCCCATGGTGTCGGCTTGCTTCTTGATGCCGGAGAGCACTTTGGCCCGTTCTTCCTGCTCCTTGGCGCGCTCGGCCCGGATTTGGGCCATGTCCATGCGGCGCTTGGCTTCGGTCAAGCGGGAACGGGCCGTTTTCAGGCGTTCGGAGGCGGTTTTGACGGCGGTGTTGAGTTCGTCGTAATAGAATTTAGCTTCCTTGGCCTCGGCTTCCTCGCGCTCCACCTCAGGGACCATCTTTTCCAGTTCCGCCACCAGTTTGCCCAGGCTCGTTTCAATCAGGGTTTTCTGATCGCCCTCGGCCGCGTCCATCTGGGCCTGCAACCGCTCGGCGGCACCGACGCGCAGAGTGTATGCCTTGTTAATGGCTTCGGCTTCCTGCTGTTCCTTGTCCCAGGCGGCCTTAGCCCCCACCATCTGGCGAGTGAGCTTGGTGAGGATTTCGTCGAGTTCGCCGATCTCGGCTTCTGAGGCGCTTTCCGGGTCGAACTCCACAATGAGTTTGAGAAATCCGGCCTGGGCGTCCTCGGTTTTCTTTACGACGTATTGTTTGAGAAACGACAACATAATAAGCTCCTTGCGTTATCTTCTTTTGGTGTTTTGGTGCCGACGGGTCAGCAGCATAAGCAGGGCCGCCACCGCCACTCCGGCACCCAAAATCCACACCCATGATCCCATTCCCGACGTCTTGGGGGCGTCTTCCCTGACCACATGTTCAGCCGCCAGAGCCACCGATGGATCGACGCCGTCCATGCTCTTGGGGTCAACCGGCCTCCCATCTTTACGCATCTGATCGATCTTGGCATCCATGTCGGCGAGCTGCTTCTTCAAATCAGCATTGGAAGCGGCCAGTTTGTCGGCTTCCTGGCGAAAAGCTTGGACCCCCGGATCGCCCTGGTGGTTGTACATAAAGCTCGGGCCGCTGGCCTGTCGCAGCATGAACCACAAAAACATGGCATCCCACAGGCCAAACGACGGCGCACTCTGGTAGGCGTAGTTCGGCGCACTCCAGCCCTGCCCGGCGTAGTAGTTGTCTCTATTACTGCGGTAATCCCGGTAATTGTCCCAGGTGCGCGAGGGTTGTGGGCCGGCGGTTCCGGCGTTGTCGCGCACCGGGTTGTCTGGCTTGGCGAACTTGCCCTTGTATTCGTTGTAGGCCTTGACCGAAGCCTCTTTTTGGACAGCCGCCTGTCCGGAAGTGGCAAAGGAAGATTTGGATCGGCCACTGTCCGTGCCCGGTGCGGCGCTGGTGCCTGAACTGTTGCTCCAGGTCCCGCCATTCGACGGCTTGGCTGCGGCGTTTGGAGCCGAAGTCGTGCTCTTCGGGGCGCTGTTGCCCCAGTCCGAAGATGGAGTGCTTCCTGATTTGGCTGGGCTGGACGTGCTTTGGTTGGAACTGTTACCCCAGCCAGAAGATGAACTGCTGCTGGGTTGGGACGGTGCAGGAGCGGTCGAAGGCGTGGACGAATTACTCCAGCCAGAACTCTTGCCGCTGGAAGACGATGACGATGACGATGACGAGGATTTGCCACCGCTGGAAAACGACGATTTGCTGCTTTTGGCCTGAGCCGGCTGGCCGCCAAGGACCAGAACCAGAGCCAGGAGGAGGAAAACGATGGGCCGTGTGCTGAGGGGCATGCCGGGGCCTCCTTAATAAACCTTGACCCCGTAGGGCGTGAGATCCAGGCCGATCCAGGCCCGTACAAGGGCCGCTTCAGGCTCTGTGTCGGCGCTTACCAGCATGTTCTCGTTTTCGTCCCCCACCTCGCGGGTATAGAGGTGCATCTGGTGGGCAAGGCAGCGCGGCGGGTCTTTCGGATCTGTAAAGAGTAATTCTTCCGCTTCCACCGGGGGCGCATAGTCGCCGTCCCCCCATTGGCGCAGATAGGTCTGGCCGTTGGGAGCATTGAGATCCTTGCCGCCGATAAGCCCTCCGGCATCTAGCCACAGACCCCAATCTGCGGCAGTAGCAGGGCGGATTTCTTGGAGCAGGCGAAAGAAGCTGACGTCGAGCAGGGCACCGGCCCCGTCCTGGTTGAACTGGAAGAGATAGGTGGCCTCACCTTGTTTGGCGTAGGCCCGGACCAACTTCAGGCCGAACAGCGAGGTGGACGACAGTGCTTCCACCAACAGTTCGCCCTGGGGCGGGGCGATGGTTAGTCCCAGGCCCTCAAAGCGCAGGGCTTCGGCTACGTCCACGGCCAAGATGGCCCCAATGCGCAGTTCAAGGGGGAAATTCGGATAGGCGGGATGATTGTCCGCCTTTGGCCGTTTGCTGAAAAACATGTCCTACCCTCGGGAGATGGTTGGTATTAGCGACGGCAAGGCGGTGCTGGGCTGTCGGCGGAAGCTTAGGCTGGCGTCCCCTGTGACCGCAGGGAACTGAGAAACAGCCCCAGTCCGCCGAGCAGCAGCGTCAGGATAACAAGTAGGTCGAAAAGTGACATGCTTGCCAGGGAAAAACGGATAGAGGCAATAACACCCACGCAAATGGCCAGCAGACTCCCCAAAAACAGCAGCCAGCCCAGGATGTTACGGGCACTGTAGAAAATCATGACGATGCCGAGGCCAAGTGGCAGAAGTGTCATGCCGGTAGTCAGGCGGAATGAGCCAAACGTGTAAAGTGAGTAGCCCATATTGAAGAAGTGATAGACACGAATGGAGCTTAAGAATAAGTAGCCTCCTGCAACCATCATGGTCAGCCCCAGGAAAAATCTCCCCAGCCCCCCAGGTGTGCCGCCTGCGCCGTTAATTGCCATACAGTCCGTTTATCTAATCGATTGGCCGAGGGCAAGATCACGGGGGGCTACGGCACGATTCTTAATTAAGCTTCATACAGGGATTGCCGTGCTGTGGCCTGGACGACACCGCTCGCTTCCGTGACACGGGTCGCCCGTGATGCCCTCCGATCTGAAGCGTGCAGGCTTTTATATTGCCCTTCTGATCAGTCGCTGCGGGTTTGGTCGACC is from Solidesulfovibrio magneticus RS-1 and encodes:
- a CDS encoding DUF2491 family protein — translated: MFFSKRPKADNHPAYPNFPLELRIGAILAVDVAEALRFEGLGLTIAPPQGELLVEALSSTSLFGLKLVRAYAKQGEATYLFQFNQDGAGALLDVSFFRLLQEIRPATAADWGLWLDAGGLIGGKDLNAPNGQTYLRQWGDGDYAPPVEAEELLFTDPKDPPRCLAHQMHLYTREVGDENENMLVSADTEPEAALVRAWIGLDLTPYGVKVY